Proteins encoded in a region of the Procambarus clarkii isolate CNS0578487 chromosome 42, FALCON_Pclarkii_2.0, whole genome shotgun sequence genome:
- the LOC138373336 gene encoding mucin-22-like, producing MVGDKGVERLTVGDKGVERLTVGDKGVERLMVGDKGVERLTVGDKGVERLMVGDKGVERLTVGDKGVERLMVGDKGVERLTVGDKGVERLMVGDKGVERLTVGDKGVERLMVGDKGVERLTVGDKGVERLTVGDKGVERLTVGDKDVERLMVGDKGVETVTVGDKGVETVTVGDKGVETVTVGDKGVERLTVGDKGVETVTVGDKGVETVTVGDKGVETVTVGDKGVERLTVGDKGVETVTVGDKGVERLTVGDKGVETVTVGDKGVETGTVGDKGVETVTVGDKGVETGTVGDKGVETGTVGDKGVETVTVGDKGVETVTVGDKGVKTVTVGDKGVETVTVGDKGVETVTVGDKGVERLTVGDKGV from the coding sequence ATGGTGGGTGACAAGGGCGTGGAGAGACTCACGGTGGGTGACAAGGGCGTGGAGAGACTCACGGTGGGTGACAAGGGCGTGGAGAGACTCATGGTGGGTGACAAGGGCGTGGAAAGACTCACGGTGGGTGACAAGGGCGTGGAGAGACTCATGGTGGGTGACAAGGGCGTGGAGAGACTCACGGTGGGTGACAAGGGCGTGGAGAGACTCATGGTGGGTGACAAGGGCGTGGAGAGACTCACGGTGGGTGACAAGGGCGTGGAGAGACTCATGGTGGGTGACAAGGGCGTGGAGAGACTCACGGTGGGTGACAAGGGCGTGGAGAGACTCATGGTGGGTGACAAGGGCGTGGAGAGACTCACGGTGGGTGACAAGGGCGTGGAGAGACTCACGGTGGGTGACAAGGGCGTGGAGAGACTCACTGTGGGTGACAAGGACGTGGAGAGACTCATGGTGGGTGACAAGGGCGTGGAGACAGTCACGGTGGGTGACAAGGGCGTGGAGACAGTCACGGTGGGTGACAAGGGCGTGGAGACAGTCACGGTGGGTGACAAGGGCGTGGAGAGACTCACGGTGGGTGACAAGGGCGTGGAGACAGTCACGGTGGGTGACAAGGGCGTGGAGACAGTCACGGTGGGTGACAAGGGCGTGGAGACAGTCACGGTGGGTGACAAGGGCGTGGAGAGACTCACGGTGGGTGACAAGGGCGTGGAGACAGTCACGGTGGGTGACAAGGGCGTGGAGAGACTCACGGTGGGTGACAAGGGCGTGGAGACAGTCACGGTGGGTGACAAGGGCGTGGAGACAGGCACGGTGGGTGACAAGGGCGTGGAGACAGTCACGGTGGGTGACAAGGGCGTGGAGACAGGCACGGTGGGTGACAAGGGCGTGGAGACAGGCACGGTGGGTGACAAGGGCGTGGAGACAGTCACGGTGGGTGACAAGGGCGTGGAGACAGTCACGGTGGGTGACAAGGGCGTAAAGACAGTCACGGTGGGTGACAAGGGCGTGGAGACAGTCACGGTGGGTGACAAGGGCGTGGAGACAGTCACGGTGGGTGACAAGGGCGTGGAGAGACTCACGGTGGGTGACAAGGGCGTGTAG
- the LOC138373337 gene encoding acrosomal protein SP-10-like, whose product MWDDADKVGEDVAGEDVAGEDVAGEDVAGEDVAAEDVAGEDVAGEDVAGEDVAAEDVAGEDVAGEDVAGEDVAAEDVAGEDVAGEDVAGEDVAGEDVAAEDVAGEDLAGEDVAGEDVAGEDVAGEDVAGEDVAGELIPALSI is encoded by the coding sequence ATGTGGGATGATGCTGATAAAGTAGGGGAAGATGTGGCAGGGGAAGATGTGGCAGGGGAAGATGTGGCAGGGGAAGATGTGGCAGGGGAAGATGTGGCAGCGGAAGATGTGGCAGGGGAAGATGTGGCAGGGGAAGATGTGGCAGGGGAAGATGTGGCAGCGGAAGATGTGGCAGGGGAAGATGTGGCAGGGGAAGATGTGGCAGGGGAAGATGTGGCAGCGGAAGATGTGGCAGGGGAAGATGTGGCAGGGGAAGATGTGGCAGGGGAAGATGTGGCAGGGGAAGATGTGGCAGCGGAAGATGTGGCAGGGGAAGATCTGGCAGGGGAAGATGTGGCAGGGGAAGATGTGGCAGGGGAAGATGTGGCAGGGGAAGATGTGGCAGGGGAAGATGTGGCAGGGGAATTAATCCCTGCTCTATCCATTTAA